DNA from Evansella sp. LMS18:
TTAAAAGATGGATTCATACGTGTCGATTCCGCCGACGTTCCTCCGGGTGAAGAGAAAAAGGCTGCCAGCCTGAAGCACATTCACAAATATGGACGTGTGATTTCTTTGCCGGAGCTGCCGGAAATCGACTTATTTTTTGCCGGTTCGGTAGCCCTTCACCGGGACGGCCGACGCATCGGCAAAGGCGAAGGCTATGCTGACAGAGAATATGCCATTATTCGCGAGCTTGGCAATCGGGATATTCCTGTTATTGGGACTGTGAATTCCGTGCAGATCACAGAGGATGACATCCCAAAAGATGAGTATGATTTAACCCTGGACTGGATTGCTACAGAAGAGGAACTAATTAAAACAAACAGCCCATATAAAAAACCGTCGGGCATTATCTGGGACGAGGTTAGCGAGAAGGATATGGAAGATATGCCTGTTTTGCGGGAAGTGTGGGATTTAACAAGGAAATAAAGCGGGAGCTTGCATAATTAAAAAGTTTCCTATTGTCAAATAAACGGAGATTTTCCGGTTATACGCAGATCGGAGCTTGTTTAGGTGTGATATAAGGGGACGTTTTCCGGTTAAGCAAAACAAAATCTCCCGTTATCGAGTTTTTCCTGATAATAAGCGGAAACTCTCCGCCTATTTAAGCGTTATATAATACTAATTGAGTAATAAGCGGAGTTCTTCCGTCTATTTATTAAATCGATTGCTTAACCTGCCCCTCTACCGAAAAGCGTGAACCTCTGATTAAAGAAAAAGACGTATGCCAATCCATACGTCTTTTCTTATCTCTTTTAAACGTGCCCTCAGAATGGATATGGGGCACTGTTTTTTAAATCAATATTAGTTATTGTTTCCTTGCAATTACTTCCACTTCGACAAGAGCATCTTTCGGGAGACGTGCAGCCTCCACAGCACTTCTGGCAGGATACGGCTCCTGGAATTGTTTTGCGTACAGTTCATTCACTCTTGTAAAATCATTCATATCTTTCATAAAAACGGTGGTCTTAATTACATCATCCATTGTGCAGCCAGCTGCCTGAAGTACTGCCCTGACGTTTGCAAAAACCTGTTCTGCCTGTGCCTCAAGTCCCTCAGCCATTTCCCCACTTTCA
Protein-coding regions in this window:
- a CDS encoding 5-formyltetrahydrofolate cyclo-ligase, whose amino-acid sequence is MDKQEIREKIWSTMTEEKVGRFPFPLKGRIPNFKGAEKAAQFIFQMEEYKQAEVIKVNPDSPQLPIRAQALKDGKTLLVPTPRLKDGFIRVDSADVPPGEEKKAASLKHIHKYGRVISLPELPEIDLFFAGSVALHRDGRRIGKGEGYADREYAIIRELGNRDIPVIGTVNSVQITEDDIPKDEYDLTLDWIATEEELIKTNSPYKKPSGIIWDEVSEKDMEDMPVLREVWDLTRK
- a CDS encoding RidA family protein — translated: MKKEEVSTKQAPGAIGPYSQAVISGDLVYCSGQIGLNPESGEMAEGLEAQAEQVFANVRAVLQAAGCTMDDVIKTTVFMKDMNDFTRVNELYAKQFQEPYPARSAVEAARLPKDALVEVEVIARKQ